In Marixanthomonas ophiurae, one genomic interval encodes:
- a CDS encoding LytR/AlgR family response regulator transcription factor — protein MEVLIIEDEKPSARRLKRMLEKLGVTVNHTLHSVEESIEWFSNNPQPELIFLDIQLSDGLSFEIFDAVSITSSIIFTTAYDEYALQAFKLNSIDYLLKPIDEDDLAKAVEKYKTFKPEQQNVQLNFDDIKKMLVNPVERQYKKRFTTKIGQHLKMISVDDIECFYSENKGTYAHTTEGRDYLLDTTLEQLENELAPETFFRVNRTFFININAINDIISYTNSRLQLKLNSYSEQDIIVARERVKDFKIWLE, from the coding sequence ATGGAAGTATTGATTATAGAAGACGAAAAACCTTCAGCAAGAAGACTAAAACGAATGCTAGAAAAGCTAGGCGTTACGGTAAATCATACACTTCACAGTGTTGAGGAGTCTATCGAGTGGTTTTCTAACAATCCGCAACCGGAATTGATTTTCTTGGATATTCAGCTAAGTGACGGACTGTCCTTTGAAATTTTCGATGCAGTTTCCATAACGAGTTCAATTATTTTCACCACTGCCTATGATGAATATGCACTGCAAGCTTTTAAACTTAACAGTATCGATTACCTTTTAAAGCCTATTGACGAAGATGATTTGGCGAAAGCAGTTGAAAAGTATAAAACCTTTAAACCAGAGCAGCAAAACGTTCAATTAAACTTTGATGACATCAAAAAAATGCTTGTCAATCCGGTGGAACGACAGTATAAAAAACGATTTACAACCAAAATAGGGCAGCATCTTAAAATGATTTCGGTAGATGATATCGAGTGTTTTTATTCTGAAAATAAAGGGACCTACGCACACACTACTGAAGGTCGTGATTACTTGTTAGACACAACTTTAGAGCAACTGGAAAACGAGCTAGCACCTGAAACCTTTTTTAGGGTAAATCGAACTTTTTTTATCAATATTAATGCTATTAATGATATTATATCCTATACAAACTCACGGCTTCAGTTAAAGCTAAATAGTTATTCTGAGCAAGATATTATCGTGGCACGCGAACGGGTAAAAGATTTCAAAATTTGGTTAGAATAA
- a CDS encoding SDR family oxidoreductase gives MSKVVLITGGSSGIGKAIGSYLLSKNYVVYGTSRNPEKYKDASPFPLLKMEVTSLESVQESVNQLLQQEGKVDVLINNAGVGITGPIEETPNPEIEKAFATNLYGPINVIKAVLPTMREQGSGTIINITSIAGYMGLPYRGIYSATKAALEITIEALRMEVRQFGVKMTNIAPGDFATNIAASRYHAPQLENSPYKKEYGNTLKLMDEHVDSGEDPNKMAKVVHQIIETKNPKVHYKVGSFIQKFSVVLKKILPDKTYERMLLNHYKLK, from the coding sequence ATGTCAAAGGTTGTTTTAATTACGGGAGGATCTTCTGGAATAGGAAAAGCCATAGGTTCTTATCTACTTTCAAAAAACTATGTAGTGTATGGAACCAGCCGTAATCCTGAAAAATACAAAGATGCGAGTCCGTTCCCATTGTTAAAAATGGAAGTGACGAGCTTAGAAAGCGTTCAAGAATCCGTAAACCAGTTATTACAACAAGAAGGTAAGGTTGATGTGCTAATTAACAATGCGGGAGTAGGCATTACAGGACCTATTGAAGAAACACCCAATCCTGAAATTGAAAAAGCTTTTGCTACAAATCTCTACGGACCAATAAACGTTATAAAAGCAGTACTGCCAACGATGCGAGAGCAGGGTAGTGGTACTATTATCAACATTACCTCCATTGCTGGATATATGGGACTTCCATATAGAGGGATTTATTCGGCAACCAAAGCAGCTTTGGAAATTACCATTGAAGCATTACGCATGGAAGTGCGGCAATTTGGTGTTAAAATGACCAATATTGCACCAGGCGATTTTGCTACGAATATTGCTGCTAGTCGATATCATGCCCCACAATTAGAAAATTCGCCTTACAAAAAAGAATACGGAAACACCCTAAAACTAATGGATGAGCACGTAGATTCAGGGGAAGATCCTAATAAAATGGCAAAAGTGGTGCATCAAATAATCGAAACCAAAAATCCTAAAGTACATTATAAAGTAGGTTCTTTTATTCAAAAATTTTCAGTTGTTCTTAAAAAAATCCTTCCCGATAAAACGTATGAACGGATGTTGCTGAACCACTATAAGCTGAAATAA
- the fsa gene encoding fructose-6-phosphate aldolase, whose protein sequence is MKFFIDTANLDQIREAQDLGVLDGVTTNPSLMAKEGITGRNNILKHYVDICNIVDGDVSAEVIATDFEGIVKEGEQLADLHEQIVVKVPMIKEGIKAIKYFTDKGIRTNCTLVFSAGQALLAAKAGATYVSPFIGRLDDISTDGLNLIAEIRLIYDNYGFETEILAASIRHTMHVLECAKIGADVMTGPLSSIEGLLKHPLTDIGLEKFLADYKKGN, encoded by the coding sequence ATGAAATTCTTTATCGATACCGCAAACTTAGATCAAATTCGCGAAGCACAAGACTTAGGTGTTTTAGATGGTGTAACTACCAATCCGTCGTTAATGGCCAAAGAGGGCATTACTGGGCGCAATAATATTTTAAAACATTATGTGGATATCTGCAATATTGTAGATGGTGATGTTTCAGCTGAAGTAATCGCAACCGATTTTGAAGGTATTGTAAAAGAAGGGGAGCAGTTGGCAGATCTGCACGAGCAGATTGTTGTAAAAGTGCCGATGATCAAAGAAGGAATAAAAGCAATAAAATATTTTACCGATAAAGGAATCCGTACCAATTGTACCTTGGTTTTCTCTGCAGGACAAGCCTTGTTGGCTGCAAAAGCTGGAGCTACGTATGTTTCACCGTTTATAGGTAGATTGGACGATATTTCAACAGACGGATTAAATCTAATTGCTGAAATACGCCTTATTTATGATAACTACGGTTTCGAAACTGAAATTTTAGCAGCTTCTATTCGCCATACGATGCACGTTCTGGAATGTGCTAAAATTGGTGCAGATGTTATGACTGGACCTCTTTCTTCAATTGAAGGTCTATTAAAACATCCACTTACCGATATTGGCCTTGAGAAGTTTTTAGCAGATTATAAGAAAGGGAATTAA